In Rhodamnia argentea isolate NSW1041297 chromosome 4, ASM2092103v1, whole genome shotgun sequence, the following proteins share a genomic window:
- the LOC115728577 gene encoding glucan endo-1,3-beta-glucosidase 14 isoform X1, which produces MKRGKLFVQGLYLLLLWSNDPIVAWAAEAFIGTYGINYGRIADNIPSPDEVVTLLRAAKIRNVRIYDADHSVLKAFSGTGLDLVVGLPNGNLKDVNASEDHALDWVKENVQSFLPDTRIRGIAVGNEVLGGSNELWSVLLGAVKNVYNAVKKLQLDDVVQITTAHSSAVFANSYPPSSCKFNDNVDQYMKPLLAFFHEIGSPFCLNAYPFLAYLSDPGNIDVNYALFQKTQGIYDEKNDIHYDNMLDAIIDAAYVALEDAGFKKMEVIVTETGWASKGDSNEAAATVDNARTYNYNLRKRLALRKGTPLRPKYALKAYIFALFNENQKPGPTSERNYGLFKPDGSISYEIGFPALKSSSATSLRVSLKVSMQVIQARACFGSNFAVHVASTVILILFSRF; this is translated from the exons TTGCATGGGCTGCTGAAGCATTCATCGGTACCTATGGAATAAATTACGGGAGGATTGCAGATAATATCCCTTCCCCTGACGAAGTTGTTACTCTTCTCAGAGCAGCGAAAATAAGGAATGTACGTATTTATGATGCTGATCACAGTGTCCTCAAAGCTTTTAGTGGAACTGGACTCGATTTAGTTGTTGGGCTTCCGAATGGTAACCTAAAAGATGTCAATGCTAGTGAAGATCATGCATTGGATTGGGTTAAAGAGAATGTGCAGTCTTTCCTCCCTGACACGCGGATTCGCGGGATCGCAGTGGGCAATGAAGTGTTAGGAGGAAGCAATGAGCTCTGGAGTGTTCTTTTGGGCGCAGTGAAAAATGTGTACAATGCCGTAAAGAAACTTCAGTTGGATGACGTGGTGCAAATAACAACTGCACATTCATCGGCCGTCTTTGCCAATTCTTATCCTCCCTCTTCTTGTAAATTCAATGATAATGTGGACCAGTACATGAAGCCTCTATTGGCATTTTTCCACGAAATCGGTTCCCCATTCTGTTTGAATGCTTACCCATTTTTGGCTTATCTGAGTGATCCCGGGAACATTGACGTCAATTATGCCCTCTTCCAGAAGACCCAGGGGATCTATGATGAGAAAAACGATATACACTATGATAATATGCTAGATGCTATTATTGATGCTGCCTATGTTGCCCTTGAGGATGCTGGATTTAAAAAGATGGAAGTCATTGTCACCGAGACAGGGTGGGCTTCAAAAGGAGATAGTAACGAAGCTGCAGCAACAGTGGATAATGCAAGAACATACAACTATAACCTGCGCAAAAGACTTGCCTTAAGGAAAGGGACTCCTTTGAGACCAAAATATGCACTGAAGGCTTATATTTTTGCCTTGTTTAACGAGAATCAGAAACCGGGACCGACTTCTGAGAGGAATTATGGACTGTTCAAGCCGGATGGAAGCATTTCTTATGAGATAGGATTTCCGGCGCTTAAATCTTCATCTGCAACATCTCTGCGTGTCTCTTTGAAG GTGTCTATGCAGGTCATTCAAGCTCGAGCTTGTTTTGGGTCAAACTTCGCTGTGCATGTGGCCTCTACAGTGATACTGATACTGTTTTCCAGATTCTAA
- the LOC115730293 gene encoding umecyanin-like: MARDRAMHNLAGRALAIAVVEILAMLRSMEAASYTVGDSAGWSTPGNGASFYSSWASGHTFRVGDVLVFNFIDGQHSVAVVSPSDFNSCNTASPIALLTSAPVDYTINTTGTFYFICTHDSHCSQGQKLAVTAGTASGPTTSPPGTTTPPPPPPPGHSGTGYLYASDRAVFASVALYFLMM; encoded by the exons ATGGCCAGGGATAGAGCGATGCACAACTTAGCGGGTCGTGCTCTAGCGATCGCGGTGGTGGAAATATTGGCGATGTTGAGGAGCATGGAGGCGGCGTCATACACGGTGGGAGACTCCGCTGGTTGGAGCACCCCGGGGAACGGGGCCTCCTTCTACTCTAGCTGGGCGAGCGGCCACACCTTTCGTGTCGGCGACGTTTTAG TCTTCAACTTCATTGATGGCCAACACAGCGTTGCCGTCGTCTCGCCGTCGGACTTCAACAGCTGCAACACCGCTTCTCCAATCGCTCTCCTGACTAGTGCGCCCGTGGACTACACCATCAACACCACCGGGACCTTCTACTTCATATGCACCCATGACTCTCATTGCTCGCAGGGCCAAAAGCTGGCCGTCACAGCCGGCACGGCTTCTGGCCCCACCACCAGCCCGCCCGGCACCACcactccgcctcctcctccacctccggGCCATTCTGGCACGGGTTATCTGTACGCCTCAGACCGTGCCGTGTTTGCTTCTGTGGCCTTGTATTTTCTCATGATGTAG
- the LOC115728577 gene encoding glucan endo-1,3-beta-glucosidase 14 isoform X2: MKRGKLFVQGLYLLLLWSNDPIVAWAAEAFIGTYGINYGRIADNIPSPDEVVTLLRAAKIRNVRIYDADHSVLKAFSGTGLDLVVGLPNGNLKDVNASEDHALDWVKENVQSFLPDTRIRGIAVGNEVLGGSNELWSVLLGAVKNVYNAVKKLQLDDVVQITTAHSSAVFANSYPPSSCKFNDNVDQYMKPLLAFFHEIGSPFCLNAYPFLAYLSDPGNIDVNYALFQKTQGIYDEKNDIHYDNMLDAIIDAAYVALEDAGFKKMEVIVTETGWASKGDSNEAAATVDNARTYNYNLRKRLALRKGTPLRPKYALKAYIFALFNENQKPGPTSERNYGLFKPDGSISYEIGFPALKSSSATSLRVSLKVIQARACFGSNFAVHVASTVILILFSRF; encoded by the exons TTGCATGGGCTGCTGAAGCATTCATCGGTACCTATGGAATAAATTACGGGAGGATTGCAGATAATATCCCTTCCCCTGACGAAGTTGTTACTCTTCTCAGAGCAGCGAAAATAAGGAATGTACGTATTTATGATGCTGATCACAGTGTCCTCAAAGCTTTTAGTGGAACTGGACTCGATTTAGTTGTTGGGCTTCCGAATGGTAACCTAAAAGATGTCAATGCTAGTGAAGATCATGCATTGGATTGGGTTAAAGAGAATGTGCAGTCTTTCCTCCCTGACACGCGGATTCGCGGGATCGCAGTGGGCAATGAAGTGTTAGGAGGAAGCAATGAGCTCTGGAGTGTTCTTTTGGGCGCAGTGAAAAATGTGTACAATGCCGTAAAGAAACTTCAGTTGGATGACGTGGTGCAAATAACAACTGCACATTCATCGGCCGTCTTTGCCAATTCTTATCCTCCCTCTTCTTGTAAATTCAATGATAATGTGGACCAGTACATGAAGCCTCTATTGGCATTTTTCCACGAAATCGGTTCCCCATTCTGTTTGAATGCTTACCCATTTTTGGCTTATCTGAGTGATCCCGGGAACATTGACGTCAATTATGCCCTCTTCCAGAAGACCCAGGGGATCTATGATGAGAAAAACGATATACACTATGATAATATGCTAGATGCTATTATTGATGCTGCCTATGTTGCCCTTGAGGATGCTGGATTTAAAAAGATGGAAGTCATTGTCACCGAGACAGGGTGGGCTTCAAAAGGAGATAGTAACGAAGCTGCAGCAACAGTGGATAATGCAAGAACATACAACTATAACCTGCGCAAAAGACTTGCCTTAAGGAAAGGGACTCCTTTGAGACCAAAATATGCACTGAAGGCTTATATTTTTGCCTTGTTTAACGAGAATCAGAAACCGGGACCGACTTCTGAGAGGAATTATGGACTGTTCAAGCCGGATGGAAGCATTTCTTATGAGATAGGATTTCCGGCGCTTAAATCTTCATCTGCAACATCTCTGCGTGTCTCTTTGAAG GTCATTCAAGCTCGAGCTTGTTTTGGGTCAAACTTCGCTGTGCATGTGGCCTCTACAGTGATACTGATACTGTTTTCCAGATTCTAA